A window of Gossypium raimondii isolate GPD5lz chromosome 7, ASM2569854v1, whole genome shotgun sequence genomic DNA:
CGATGTGGATGAGATCCTTAAAGATTGTGACACAGACATAGATGAGGTGGTGGATCCTGTTTTAAATACATCCTGCTCCAGTTGTATGCTGAAGGTTGTGGTAGACGATTGCGTACGAGAAAAGAGTAATAAATGTTCCAACCCAATGACTGTGCGAGAGCTGGAGTCGGTTTTTCATGACAAATTGGTTGCAGAATCATCAGTATCGGAACCTCCATCTGCTTTGAATGAGTTTATTGAGAATGAAAAGTTTATGGAAGGTAAATCACATTTTGAGGCTAGCGAACTGACAAATAAATCGCCAAGTTTGGATGACATTGCTGACACTGTGGCTAATGATTTCTTAAAGATGCTGGAAATTGAACATGATCTATCTAGCTTCAATTCTGACAGTGCTCTTGAATCTCCTAGAGAGCGTCTGTTGAGAGAGTTTGAAAATGAAGCCCTAGCTTCCGGTGATTTCATCCTAGATATTGGCACAGCAGGGGAAGAGGAGGAATTTGATTCCACCATTCCTGGTCTTTGTTGTGGGGATAGTTCTGAAGATTTTACTTTCTTGTCTGTTGTTCTGCCCAGCAAGGAGCAGAAGATGGAAAGTTTGTCACTGAAAGACAGAAGGACGGTTGAAATGGTTGAAGACTTGGAGACTGAAGCTTTAATGCATGAGTGGAGCTTAGATGAGACACTGTTTCAAAGTTCTCATGTTCAAAGTGATGGTTTTGGAAGTCCAATTGTGCTTTCACCTGAATGAGATCAATTTCCTCCACTGGGAGGTGGATTTTGGCATTTCATCCCGGGAAAGGATGGATTTGTTTTGCGAGCTACGAATTCCAGGCtttcagaaattttaaaaaCGTTGGCCACATGGTCTCATGCAAGTATCCAAAGCAGTTGTAGTTCCTGCAAGATTGGGTTACTGATATCAACTTTGCTTCACTTGGAATTGAGAGCCTGTCGTTGTAGGTCTATAAGTAACTTATGCCTTTCAAGGATGATAATGGAAGCTGCTTCTAGAGCTGTCGTGCTAGAAAGGTATGTAATTGTGTCAGTTGGATGAACTTATGCATTAGTCTcggttttttctcttttatccCTTTCTTGTTCTTGATATACCTgtttattaacaaaatcatgatTTGACAGGCAGTATGAGTTGTTTATTAGCAAGAATCATCAGAGAAAGGAAGTTTTAGGACTTCATTTTGTTACTATGAACCAGTTGGCACTTCAATGGTTGCTTTAATTCAAGTGGAGACGCACCTCTCCCTCTATTTAGACATAGGATCAATGAGAAGGGATTCCAGTTTTCAAAATCCCTGAGTTCCACATTGCAGGTTAAACACAGCAACCCTTTAAGCAGTGCATATATGGGGTAGAAAAGCACAGCAGCAGTCTGGGACCCGCTGGTTGCTTGCCACTGGCACTTCTAACTCCAATAAGAATACATTTTCCAAGTCAAAGCTGATGTAAGAGTCTACCAACCAGCGATGAGAAGGTGCAGGCTGAGAATGTGCTGTGGAGTCTAACCTCTAATGGCAGATTTAGGTCCAGATTCTTGAAGCCCTGATGCCATCATCCAAATGAAGGTGTCAAAGCTTGTTTGAGATTGCAGCATTTGCCTACTTTTTGAGAATATGTCTTCATTTGTAGATTGAACATGTAGCCATTTTTATCATCACTGTATGTATTATCCAACTTTTCTTGAACTTTATGTTGGAAAGGACTGTGCAGTCCTATAGGAACTGTAATCAATTCATGTTCATTTGACAAAATGAAGCATATATGTTCTAAGTTTTCTGCCTTTTCCTTTTGTTTCTCTTGCTTTGGTTGTTTATTCATGCTGTAAGTCACATGCTCACCTGTCTATAATTATAGTTATATATCGTCTCAAGTGGTCAAAGCACTCAGTTTAGCCTAGTTGACTCATGCAGTCACATAAAGAGTAGACCTCTAACAAGTTTTGGTTTCACATTATGGTATTTGTTAATCTTTATCCTCGGACTGCGATTTCCTTTGTATCAATATATCCAAAGAAAGAGACGGGAGATTTCTACCAATGGTCTGATACTTTTTTGCCTATGAAAGGAAGGCATGATTGTTCTCGACACATACTCAAACACGAGtgatggatatatatatacatgtatgtatacGATACTCGTTTACTCTTAAACAAAACTGGATCAAACAGTTAAAACCTCAGTAAGTACCCTGAGTTGTAAGACATCAGTTGAAACTCAGGGTTCTACCAGCCAACAAATTATGTACATAACcaaaacaagaacaaaataaaGTTGGCCAAATTTAAAGATGCATACATGAATAAAACCGACCTCCGCCTTTCCGATATCATCTTTATGTTTCTTAATCATAATGCATGACTCAAGTATCATGCAGCTGATGTGATCGTCGATGTTGGCCCTTCTGCCGGACTTAGGTAGTGGTCAAAAACAAAACCACTGATTCAAGAAACACTTTGGTGATTATGGATCCCCTCATAAGTTGTAATGACATAACTTGGATCCTCTCCATCTCTTTCAACTCTTTTCTTCACAGGGCATCCTTCAATCAAACATTTGTAGTAGTTCCTATGAATcaattaataagaaaatgaatgaaaacatACGTAAAACATGTACCTTGaatacaaatattatatatatatatatataccttggATTTGGGCTGTTCTTCACCATTTTCTTCCCATATTTCCTCCACCTGTACCCATCATCCAGTATTTCAATCTCAGACTTGGTCTTGAATGCATATCTTTCTTTGAATTCCGACATCTCTCCCACAGTTTCACTTTCTCCTGTTTTAACATAACAAAGATGGATAATGTTCAGTAATATTAGGAGCTCAAGATATTTAATCATGTTAGAGCATCGTGCTGATtacacaaaaataattttttttttaggtgcCATTGAAAACCGGTACACCTACAAGGTTTTATCTCCAACCGATTCTAGGAGCACCTCTTGCCTCTGAAAAACAAGCACATGGTGTGGTGCTAATGCATGCAAACGTGGTTTAAACCCAAGATCTCTTAGCTATAGAGATACTTTGGGCAACCGACATACCAATGCCCTAAGTCCTTCTTAGAGACGGGAGACAAAACTTTAACAGTGCGTCGTTTTTCTTCAACACGATGACACTAATACTCTAACTAAGtaatgacaattttttttttgtcttactGTTATCATCTGGGGCTGGAATAAGTAGGCTGCCATTGCAAGCAAATTCATCAAACAATTCATTGGCTTGATTAAAAGGATTCTCAATTGTCCCTGAGATCATAGCTCCTCTATAACCCTCATGCAGCCAACCATCAAAATAAGCATCAGGGAACTCGAACTTGGTTCGACCGGCACAGCCGCTTTCCGGCGAGTTTGGCAAtccaaatttgttattaaacaTCTCGATAATGAAACTGAACAataatatatgcatgtattatATACTGAGCTTATAATAAATCATCAGAGGTGGCTTCCCTATGAAGTTCCAGTGACATTGCAGGAAGCTTCAATGGTAAATGCAGAAAAGGCTAATATTGGTGAGAAATTTGGGTCCCATTTACATGCCATTAAGAAGTTTAATGGAAATGGGGTTTCCCCAAGGAGACCAagactttcattttcattttttgtggGTGTGAATTTAGCTTTTTCAAATATCAGTCTCGTGCTTAGACTAACCCTTCAAAACGTTGTTAATTGTTGAAGAAGACCAGTCAAAAAGTGATTGTGACTTCACTGTACCTGCACCATAACATTGTTTATCCAATAGCAATAAATTGGCTGTTGTCTTAGACTTGACTCTTGACCACTAGCTTTTATGGCAAAATCCAGAAGCTATTACAGTGAAGTTCAACCGTAGACAAAACACATGCTCATCATTCATTAAGACAGAAGAGTAGCTATGAATATGATGATGATCTCCTCCACTCAAGATTCCTTCACCACcccactaagttcatttgaaacTTCCATTGTCACCTGTCATTGTAAccttttttaaatttccttGCTCTCCTGAGTTGACTCGTCAGCTCAGCTCATTGGCTGGCTTGCTTTACCATTGTATTTGTTTATGATCAGAGATCAGATTAAACCACAACTTGGATTAAAGTCACCGCTATCTTTAGGCGGCGTTTCTTTTattatgggtaaattttaaaatagtcacttttatttacctcatattacattttagttacttatgtttgaaatattatgttttagttacttatgaTAACATGTagtaacattttaatcactgagccattaattaccgttaacggtgtaataataagctgatgtggcacgttaaattttaggttaaattatataattagtcctcttatttttttgttttgagcaatttattttcttatattattttaacttttttc
This region includes:
- the LOC105802288 gene encoding protein PLASTID MOVEMENT IMPAIRED 1-RELATED 2, whose translation is MLPNVGLEFSKSISILYQKLNEESLHGSSGLDKLSEHVEPLKPDSESAKYIDEDKNKFFAIEQGEKWCLKDPTSIEQSAIQTIDGSVIETIDVDEILKDCDTDIDEVVDPVLNTSCSSCMLKVVVDDCVREKSNKCSNPMTVRELESVFHDKLVAESSVSEPPSALNEFIENEKFMEGKSHFEASELTNKSPSLDDIADTVANDFLKMLEIEHDLSSFNSDSALESPRERLLREFENEALASGDFILDIGTAGEEEEFDSTIPGLCCGDSSEDFTFLSVVLPSKEQKMESLSLKDRRTVEMVEDLETEALMHEWSLDETLFQSSHVQSDGFGSPIVLSPE
- the LOC105802365 gene encoding probable WRKY transcription factor 50 isoform X1, which gives rise to MHILLFSFIIEMFNNKFGLPNSPESGCAGRTKFEFPDAYFDGWLHEGYRGAMISGTIENPFNQANELFDEFACNGSLLIPAPDDNRESETVGEMSEFKERYAFKTKSEIEILDDGYRWRKYGKKMVKNSPNPRNYYKCLIEGCPVKKRVERDGEDPSYVITTYEGIHNHQSVS
- the LOC105802365 gene encoding probable WRKY transcription factor 50 isoform X2; translated protein: MHILLFSFIIEMFNNKFGLPNSPESGCAGRTKFEFPDAYFDGWLHEGYRGAMISGTIENPFNQANELFDEFACNGSLLIPAPDDNRESETVGEMSEFKERYAFKTKSEIEILDDGYRWRKYGKKMVKNSPNPRMPCEEKS